The window GTGAAGTTGAGGAGCGGTTGAGGGAGAAGCCGAAGTTCACTGAGGAGGATATAGCGCTGGTTATGCAGCAGGCGAACGTTTCAAGAGAGAGAGCGATTGCGGCTCTAACCGATGCTGATGGTGACCTCGCTAGGGCGATTCTAAGCCTGACATCTGGATGAGCGTAGCGGCTCTGAGCCTATAGCTCTTTTGT of the Nitrososphaerota archaeon genome contains:
- a CDS encoding transcription factor, which gives rise to MLEKMGVDLQEIPNVEEVVIKTAEKDLIIKAPSVSEMNVKGLRVFQISGGEVEERLREKPKFTEEDIALVMQQANVSRERAIAALTDADGDLARAILSLTSG